Proteins co-encoded in one Melanotaenia boesemani isolate fMelBoe1 chromosome 23, fMelBoe1.pri, whole genome shotgun sequence genomic window:
- the svopl gene encoding putative transporter SVOPL isoform X2, translating into MTDSMRTQLVSAIHLQEVELQEKPAENQQSGQNNNEEKYTVEDAVETIGFGRFHILLFFIMGSTNIVEAMEIMLLAVVSPEIRCEWRLDDWQVALVSTMVFLGFMVCGVLSGYIADRYGRWKVVFGGFVWSAYFSLLTSFAPSYGWFIFLRSMVGCGVSGVSQGFVLKTEFIPAKYRAFLLPLATIFWMTGSMLIIILGMLVVPGLGWRWMIRLSVTPSVILIFLFKFIPESARYQVSAGNVGAAVKTLQRIATMNRTSLPPGRLVEPPVRERGSWRILLSSSFRRTSVLLWYSWFVASFSYYGSVLSSSELLEKNLLCVTNPDPEHQVQHRHQDGLCYCIPFGSSDYQTLLISCLGEVALVPVNIALLNVFGRKISLTVLQLLMAIFFMLVNICTTMFGFTVLLFLLRSLVSMNFNVVYIYTAEVYPTVARSLGMGFCTSFSRIGGMIAPFIAQVLMSQSVILALSPFAVASVVCALGNFLLPIETRGRALLQNS; encoded by the exons ATGACAGACTCCATGAGGACTCAGCTGGTGAGCGCCATCCATCTGCAGGAGGTGGAACTGCAGGAGAAACCTGCAGAGAACCAGCAGAGCGGCCAGAACAACAATG AGGAGAAGTATACGGTGGAGGATGCAGTAGAAACCATCGGCTTCGGCCGCTTCCACATCCTGCTGTTCTTCATCATGGGCAGTACCAAC ATTGTGGAGGCGATGGAGATCATGCTGCTGGCGGTGGTTTCTCCTGAGATTCGATGTGAGTGGCGTCTGGATGACTGGCAGGTGGCGCTTGTCTCCACG ATGGTGTTTCTGGGCTTCATGGTCTGCGGTGTTCTGAGCGGATACATCGCTGATCGATACGGACGCTGGAAG GTGGTGTTTGGAGGCTTTGTGTGGAGCGCTTACTTCTCTCTGCTCACATCCTTCGCGCCGTCATACGGTTGGTTCATCTTTCTGCGCAGCATGGTGGGCTGTGGCGTCTCAGGAGTGTCACAGGG GTTTGTGCTTAAAACGGAGTTCATCCCGGCCAAGTATCGAGCCTTCTTGCTGCCTCTGGCCACG ATCTTCTGGATGACGGGCTCCATGCTGATCATCATTCTAGGAATGTTAGTGGTTCCCGGTCTGGGCTGGAGGTGGATGATTCGACTGTCCGTCACCCCTAGTgtcatcctcatcttcctcttcaag TTCATCCCTGAGTCGGCTCGTTACCAGGTGTCGGCGGGAAACGTGGGTGCGGCGGTGAAAACGCTGCAGAGGATCGCCACCATGAACAGAACTTCACTTCCTCCAGGACGGCTGGTGGAGCCACCGGTG agagaaagaggaagctggagaattCTGCTCAGTTCATCCTTCAGGAGGACGTCGGTGCTGCTCTGGTACTCCTG GTTTGTGGCATCTTTCTCCTACTACGGGTCAGTGCTGAGTAGCTCGGAGCTTTTGGAGAAGAACCTGCTTTGTGTGACCAATCCCGACCCAGAGCATCAGGTCCAACACCGCCACCAGGACGGACTGTGTTACTGCATCCCCTTCGGAAGCAGCGACTACCAGACGCTGCTGATCAGCTGCCTGGGGGAGGTCGCAT TGGTCCCAGTAAACATCGCTCTGCTCAATGTGTTTGGACGGAAAATTAGTCTGACGGTCCTCCAGCTGCTGATGGCCATTTTCTTCATGCTGGTCAACATCTGCACCACCAT GTTTGGGTTCACGGTCCTGCTGTTCCTGCTCCGGTCTCTGGTCTCCATGAACTTCAATGTGGTCTACATTTATACAGCTGAG GTGTACCCGACCGTGGCCCGCTCTCTGGGGATGGGCTTCTGTACGTCCTTCAGTCGGATTGGAGGGATGATTGCTCCCTTCATTGCTCAG GTGCTGATGTCTCAATCCGTGATTCTGGCTCTCAGTCCATTCGCCGTGGCCTCTGTGGTCTGTGCTCTGGGAAACTTCCTGTTGCCCATAGAAACCCGAGGACGAGCTCTGCTG caAAACTCTTGA
- the svopl gene encoding putative transporter SVOPL isoform X1, which translates to MTDSMRTQLVSAIHLQEVELQEKPAENQQSGQNNNAEEKYTVEDAVETIGFGRFHILLFFIMGSTNIVEAMEIMLLAVVSPEIRCEWRLDDWQVALVSTMVFLGFMVCGVLSGYIADRYGRWKVVFGGFVWSAYFSLLTSFAPSYGWFIFLRSMVGCGVSGVSQGFVLKTEFIPAKYRAFLLPLATIFWMTGSMLIIILGMLVVPGLGWRWMIRLSVTPSVILIFLFKFIPESARYQVSAGNVGAAVKTLQRIATMNRTSLPPGRLVEPPVRERGSWRILLSSSFRRTSVLLWYSWFVASFSYYGSVLSSSELLEKNLLCVTNPDPEHQVQHRHQDGLCYCIPFGSSDYQTLLISCLGEVALVPVNIALLNVFGRKISLTVLQLLMAIFFMLVNICTTMFGFTVLLFLLRSLVSMNFNVVYIYTAEVYPTVARSLGMGFCTSFSRIGGMIAPFIAQVLMSQSVILALSPFAVASVVCALGNFLLPIETRGRALLQNS; encoded by the exons ATGACAGACTCCATGAGGACTCAGCTGGTGAGCGCCATCCATCTGCAGGAGGTGGAACTGCAGGAGAAACCTGCAGAGAACCAGCAGAGCGGCCAGAACAACAATG CAGAGGAGAAGTATACGGTGGAGGATGCAGTAGAAACCATCGGCTTCGGCCGCTTCCACATCCTGCTGTTCTTCATCATGGGCAGTACCAAC ATTGTGGAGGCGATGGAGATCATGCTGCTGGCGGTGGTTTCTCCTGAGATTCGATGTGAGTGGCGTCTGGATGACTGGCAGGTGGCGCTTGTCTCCACG ATGGTGTTTCTGGGCTTCATGGTCTGCGGTGTTCTGAGCGGATACATCGCTGATCGATACGGACGCTGGAAG GTGGTGTTTGGAGGCTTTGTGTGGAGCGCTTACTTCTCTCTGCTCACATCCTTCGCGCCGTCATACGGTTGGTTCATCTTTCTGCGCAGCATGGTGGGCTGTGGCGTCTCAGGAGTGTCACAGGG GTTTGTGCTTAAAACGGAGTTCATCCCGGCCAAGTATCGAGCCTTCTTGCTGCCTCTGGCCACG ATCTTCTGGATGACGGGCTCCATGCTGATCATCATTCTAGGAATGTTAGTGGTTCCCGGTCTGGGCTGGAGGTGGATGATTCGACTGTCCGTCACCCCTAGTgtcatcctcatcttcctcttcaag TTCATCCCTGAGTCGGCTCGTTACCAGGTGTCGGCGGGAAACGTGGGTGCGGCGGTGAAAACGCTGCAGAGGATCGCCACCATGAACAGAACTTCACTTCCTCCAGGACGGCTGGTGGAGCCACCGGTG agagaaagaggaagctggagaattCTGCTCAGTTCATCCTTCAGGAGGACGTCGGTGCTGCTCTGGTACTCCTG GTTTGTGGCATCTTTCTCCTACTACGGGTCAGTGCTGAGTAGCTCGGAGCTTTTGGAGAAGAACCTGCTTTGTGTGACCAATCCCGACCCAGAGCATCAGGTCCAACACCGCCACCAGGACGGACTGTGTTACTGCATCCCCTTCGGAAGCAGCGACTACCAGACGCTGCTGATCAGCTGCCTGGGGGAGGTCGCAT TGGTCCCAGTAAACATCGCTCTGCTCAATGTGTTTGGACGGAAAATTAGTCTGACGGTCCTCCAGCTGCTGATGGCCATTTTCTTCATGCTGGTCAACATCTGCACCACCAT GTTTGGGTTCACGGTCCTGCTGTTCCTGCTCCGGTCTCTGGTCTCCATGAACTTCAATGTGGTCTACATTTATACAGCTGAG GTGTACCCGACCGTGGCCCGCTCTCTGGGGATGGGCTTCTGTACGTCCTTCAGTCGGATTGGAGGGATGATTGCTCCCTTCATTGCTCAG GTGCTGATGTCTCAATCCGTGATTCTGGCTCTCAGTCCATTCGCCGTGGCCTCTGTGGTCTGTGCTCTGGGAAACTTCCTGTTGCCCATAGAAACCCGAGGACGAGCTCTGCTG caAAACTCTTGA